In one Umezawaea sp. Da 62-37 genomic region, the following are encoded:
- a CDS encoding ABC transporter substrate-binding protein, with product MLRSRTARRRWLAAIGLVSVSALALSACAQSDRETDSTGAGKVGGTFTFGAAGAPKLFDPFYATDGETFRVARQMFNGLTTFKPGTAEPAPELAESWSPSADGLTWTFKLRQNVKFHDGTPFNAEAVCANFDRWYNQKGAGTSDAVSQYYVDNFGGFADGAKPSLYKSCSAKDANTADVVLTSSTSKFPDILGLPSFSMQSPTALKQYDADNVQAQGDSFTFPAYATDHPTGTGPFKFGSYDKANNTIELVRNDDYWGEKAKLDKVVFRIIPDETARKQALKSGDIDGYDFPAAADWEGLKKDGFNVQIRPAFNVMYFGINQAGNPKLQDLKVRQALAYAINREQLVKSQLPEGAKVADEFIPETVGGYAKDVTKYEYNVDKAKSLLAEAGASDLTLKFYWPSEVTRPYMPSPKDIFGAISGDLEKAGIKVEAITKPWNGGYLTDVDQHVPDVFLLGWTGDTGSADNWIGTFFGNPENRFSTGKSPWGATLAADLKKADATPDRDARLKLYEGLNKQIMSEYLPAIPISHSPPALVVKSDVKGITPSPLTDEKFGPASKG from the coding sequence ATGCTTCGATCCCGAACGGCTCGGAGGCGCTGGCTGGCCGCGATCGGCCTGGTCAGCGTCTCTGCGCTCGCCTTGTCCGCCTGCGCGCAGTCTGACCGCGAGACCGACAGCACCGGAGCCGGCAAAGTAGGTGGCACCTTCACGTTCGGGGCCGCCGGCGCGCCCAAGCTGTTCGACCCGTTCTACGCGACGGACGGCGAGACGTTCCGCGTCGCCCGCCAGATGTTCAACGGGCTGACCACGTTCAAGCCGGGTACCGCCGAGCCCGCTCCCGAACTCGCGGAGAGCTGGTCGCCGAGCGCGGACGGTCTGACGTGGACCTTCAAGCTGCGCCAGAACGTCAAGTTCCACGACGGCACGCCGTTCAACGCCGAGGCCGTGTGCGCGAACTTCGACCGCTGGTACAACCAGAAGGGCGCGGGCACCTCCGACGCCGTGTCCCAGTACTACGTGGACAACTTCGGCGGGTTCGCCGACGGTGCGAAGCCCTCCCTGTACAAGTCGTGCAGCGCGAAGGACGCCAACACCGCCGACGTCGTGCTGACCAGCTCGACGTCGAAGTTCCCGGACATCCTGGGCCTGCCCTCGTTCTCCATGCAGAGCCCGACGGCGCTGAAGCAGTACGACGCCGACAACGTGCAGGCGCAGGGTGACTCGTTCACCTTCCCCGCCTACGCCACGGACCACCCCACCGGTACGGGCCCGTTCAAGTTCGGCTCGTACGACAAGGCGAACAACACGATCGAGCTCGTCCGCAACGACGACTACTGGGGCGAGAAGGCGAAGCTCGACAAGGTCGTCTTCCGCATCATCCCCGACGAGACCGCCCGCAAGCAGGCGCTCAAGTCCGGTGACATCGACGGGTACGACTTCCCCGCCGCGGCCGACTGGGAAGGCCTGAAGAAGGACGGCTTCAACGTCCAGATCCGGCCCGCGTTCAACGTCATGTACTTCGGCATCAACCAGGCCGGGAACCCGAAGCTCCAGGACCTCAAGGTCCGCCAGGCGCTGGCCTACGCGATCAACCGCGAGCAGCTGGTCAAGTCGCAGCTCCCCGAGGGCGCGAAGGTCGCGGACGAGTTCATCCCGGAGACCGTCGGCGGCTACGCCAAGGACGTCACGAAGTACGAGTACAACGTCGACAAGGCCAAGTCGCTGCTCGCCGAGGCGGGCGCGTCCGACCTGACGCTGAAGTTCTACTGGCCCAGCGAGGTCACCCGCCCGTACATGCCCAGCCCGAAGGACATCTTCGGCGCCATCTCCGGTGACCTGGAGAAGGCCGGCATCAAGGTCGAGGCCATCACCAAGCCGTGGAACGGCGGTTACCTCACCGACGTCGACCAGCACGTGCCGGACGTCTTCCTGCTCGGCTGGACCGGCGACACCGGTAGCGCCGACAACTGGATCGGCACGTTCTTCGGCAACCCGGAGAACCGCTTCAGCACCGGCAAGTCCCCGTGGGGCGCCACCCTCGCGGCCGACCTGAAGAAGGCCGACGCCACCCCGGACCGCGACGCGCGCCTCAAGCTGTACGAGGGGCTCAACAAGCAGATCATGTCCGAGTACCTGCCCGCGATCCCGATCTCGCACTCCCCGCCCGCACTGGTCGTCAAGTCGGACGTCAAGGGCATCACGCCCAGTCCGCTCACCGACGAGAAGTTCGGTCCGGCCAGCAAGGGCTGA
- a CDS encoding ABC transporter permease: MLRYTVRRLIQLLGVVLVLSLLVFAWLRALPGGPASALLGDRGTDESRAALNKQLGLDQPIFVQYFKFLGRALTGNFGNSTGVQPGDSVVDIFVQRFPATLELSIFAIILAVIVGIPLGYVAAKRRGTWFDNLSVGGSLIGVAVPVFFLAFVLKEVLASKLGLPSVGRQDAIGATRVTGFFVLDGILTQEWDAAWNALKHLFLPAIALATIPFAVIFRITRAAVLDVMDEDYVRTAEAKGLTAQVIRSRHVLRNAMLPVVTTIGLQIGALLAGAVLTEKVFAFSGVGEALALGFERRDYPVLQMLIMVAAIVYVVVNLLVDLSYALIDPRIRTR; encoded by the coding sequence GTGCTCCGCTACACCGTAAGGCGGCTTATCCAGCTGCTCGGCGTGGTGCTGGTGCTCTCGTTGCTCGTCTTCGCGTGGTTGCGCGCACTCCCAGGAGGGCCGGCTTCGGCCCTCCTGGGGGACCGCGGGACCGACGAGTCGCGGGCGGCGCTGAACAAGCAACTCGGTCTCGACCAGCCGATCTTCGTCCAGTACTTCAAGTTCCTCGGCCGAGCCCTCACCGGTAACTTCGGCAACTCGACCGGCGTCCAGCCCGGCGACTCGGTGGTCGACATCTTCGTCCAGCGATTCCCGGCCACCCTCGAGCTCAGCATCTTCGCGATCATCCTCGCGGTGATCGTCGGCATCCCGCTCGGCTACGTGGCGGCCAAGCGCCGCGGCACGTGGTTCGACAACCTCAGCGTCGGCGGGTCCCTGATCGGTGTCGCCGTCCCGGTCTTCTTCCTCGCCTTCGTGCTCAAGGAAGTCCTCGCCTCCAAGCTCGGCCTCCCGTCGGTCGGCAGGCAGGACGCCATCGGCGCGACCAGGGTCACCGGCTTCTTTGTGCTCGACGGCATCCTCACGCAGGAGTGGGACGCGGCGTGGAACGCGCTCAAGCACCTGTTCCTGCCCGCCATCGCGCTCGCCACGATCCCGTTCGCGGTCATCTTCCGCATCACCAGGGCCGCGGTGCTCGACGTGATGGACGAGGACTACGTCCGCACGGCCGAGGCCAAGGGCCTCACCGCTCAGGTCATCCGCAGCAGGCACGTGCTGCGCAACGCGATGCTGCCGGTGGTGACCACCATCGGTCTGCAGATCGGCGCGCTGCTCGCGGGCGCCGTGCTGACCGAGAAGGTGTTCGCCTTCTCCGGTGTCGGGGAAGCGCTGGCGCTCGGCTTCGAGCGGCGCGACTACCCGGTCCTGCAAATGCTCATCATGGTCGCCGCGATCGTGTACGTGGTCGTCAACCTGCTGGTCGACCTGTCCTACGCGCTGATCGATCCGCGGATCAGGACGAGGTAG
- a CDS encoding ABC transporter permease — translation MAIGSAKKERIDSLAESTADDSGVSLAASAWKRLRRSPVFLFGSFIIVAFVVIAIIAPWIAPHDPSARDLADQVIKARNEIPKPQPGYPLGGDLQGRDFLSRLLVGAQQTLLVGVFATLIGLIGGLALGTLAGAFGGWVDSLVMRFVDVMLSIPQLLLAFGIGALFAKPNLFTVILAVSIVQIPVFARLLRGSMLAQRESDHVLAATSLGVKHGSIVFRHMLPNSLGPVIVQSTLVLATSIIDAAALSFLGLGNPDDRIPEWGQMLGGAQTVIDTHPQLAFWPAGCIIAIALGFTLVGESLRDALDPKNRR, via the coding sequence GTGGCCATCGGAAGTGCGAAGAAAGAGCGCATCGACTCGCTCGCCGAGTCGACCGCCGACGACTCCGGGGTGAGCCTCGCGGCCAGCGCGTGGAAGCGCCTGCGCCGCAGCCCCGTGTTCCTGTTCGGCTCCTTCATCATCGTGGCGTTCGTGGTCATCGCGATCATCGCGCCGTGGATCGCCCCCCACGACCCGTCGGCCCGCGACCTCGCGGACCAGGTCATCAAGGCGCGCAACGAGATCCCCAAGCCGCAGCCGGGCTACCCGCTCGGCGGCGACCTCCAGGGCCGCGACTTCCTGTCGCGCCTGCTCGTCGGCGCCCAGCAGACCCTGCTGGTCGGCGTGTTCGCGACGCTGATCGGCCTCATCGGCGGTCTCGCGCTCGGCACGCTCGCGGGCGCGTTCGGCGGCTGGGTCGACTCGCTGGTCATGCGGTTCGTCGACGTGATGCTGTCGATCCCGCAGCTGCTGCTGGCGTTCGGCATCGGCGCGCTGTTCGCGAAGCCGAACCTGTTCACCGTCATCCTCGCGGTGTCGATCGTGCAGATCCCGGTGTTCGCCAGGCTCCTGCGCGGATCGATGCTCGCGCAGCGGGAGAGCGACCACGTCCTCGCGGCGACGTCGCTGGGCGTGAAGCACGGCTCGATCGTGTTCCGGCACATGCTGCCGAACTCGCTCGGCCCGGTCATCGTCCAGTCGACGCTGGTGCTCGCCACGTCGATCATCGACGCGGCCGCGCTGTCGTTCCTCGGCCTCGGCAACCCGGACGACCGGATCCCGGAGTGGGGCCAGATGCTCGGCGGCGCCCAGACCGTGATCGACACCCACCCGCAGCTGGCCTTCTGGCCCGCGGGCTGCATCATCGCCATCGCGCTCGGCTTCACGCTCGTCGGCGAGTCGCTGCGTGACGCCCTCGACCCGAAGAACCGGCGGTGA
- a CDS encoding ABC transporter ATP-binding protein has translation MALLEVRDLTVQFQRKGEPSFTAVDQVSFDVEPGQTVGLVGESGCGKSVTSLAIMGLLPKRGAKVSGTVNFEGTDLLRLSDKQLRDKRGRDLGMVFQDPLSSLNPVIPIGLQVTEVLERHRGLSRKAAMVEAAGLLEQVGIPDPTRRLTEYPHQLSGGMRQRALIAIALACRPRLLIADEPTTALDVTIQAQILTLLKGLVKDLGTALVMITHDLGVVAGLCDEVNVLYGGRVVEKAQRHELFAQPRHPYTHGLLASIPRLDAPRGERLNPIQGSVADNIPWDNGCAFAPRCPNALDICREQTPVQEDLGGGRLLRCHNPVQPEVPQEVSA, from the coding sequence ATGGCACTACTGGAAGTCCGTGACCTCACCGTGCAGTTCCAGCGCAAGGGCGAACCGTCCTTCACCGCTGTGGACCAGGTCAGTTTCGACGTCGAACCCGGCCAGACCGTCGGCCTGGTCGGCGAGTCCGGCTGCGGCAAGTCCGTCACCTCGCTCGCGATCATGGGCCTGCTGCCCAAGCGCGGCGCGAAGGTCAGCGGAACGGTGAACTTCGAGGGCACCGACCTGCTGCGCCTGTCCGACAAGCAGCTGCGCGACAAGCGCGGCCGCGACCTCGGCATGGTGTTCCAGGACCCGCTGTCCTCCCTGAACCCGGTCATCCCGATCGGCCTCCAGGTCACCGAGGTGCTGGAACGGCACCGCGGCCTGAGCCGAAAGGCGGCCATGGTCGAGGCGGCAGGGCTGCTGGAGCAGGTCGGCATCCCCGACCCGACGCGGCGGCTCACCGAGTACCCGCACCAGCTGTCCGGCGGTATGCGCCAGCGCGCGCTGATCGCCATCGCGCTGGCGTGCAGGCCCCGTCTGCTCATCGCGGACGAGCCGACCACCGCGCTCGACGTGACCATCCAGGCGCAGATCCTCACGCTGCTCAAGGGCCTCGTGAAGGACCTCGGCACCGCGCTGGTCATGATCACGCACGACCTGGGTGTCGTGGCGGGCCTGTGCGACGAGGTCAACGTGCTCTACGGCGGCCGCGTCGTGGAGAAGGCGCAGCGGCACGAGTTGTTCGCGCAGCCGCGCCACCCGTACACGCACGGGCTGCTGGCCTCGATCCCGCGCCTGGACGCCCCCCGCGGCGAGCGGCTGAACCCGATCCAGGGCTCGGTCGCGGACAACATCCCGTGGGACAACGGGTGCGCGTTCGCGCCCCGCTGCCCCAACGCGCTCGACATCTGCCGTGAGCAGACGCCGGTCCAGGAAGACCTGGGCGGCGGCAGGCTGTTGCGCTGCCACAACCCCGTGCAGCCCGAGGTGCCGCAGGAGGTGTCGGCATGA
- a CDS encoding oligopeptide/dipeptide ABC transporter ATP-binding protein has product MTAPLVSIEGIKVHFPIKRGVILDRTVGHVYAVDGVDLEIQRGETYGLVGESGCGKSTLGRGVLRLTEPTAGRVVFDGTDLTSLKGEELRTMRRRMQMVFQDPMSSLDPRQSVESILVEGLHAHGMDKDKAATAKRLRSLLSSVGLPSTSLRKYPHEFSGGQRQRIGIARALAVEPDLIIADEPVSALDVSVQAQVVNLLEDLQEEFGLTYLVIAHDLAVVRHISDRVGVMYLGGLVEEATSDDLYAEPLHPYTRALLSAIPVPDPEIEDRRERILLQGDLPSPANPPTGCRFHTRCPWKQNTKCDTERPVLREVVPGHKVACHWAEDIRSGQIRPHEVKAVLIEEDGISPDIPLVGPVSVTEALNP; this is encoded by the coding sequence ATGACCGCTCCGCTGGTGTCCATCGAGGGCATCAAGGTGCACTTCCCGATCAAGCGGGGCGTGATCCTCGACCGCACGGTCGGCCACGTCTACGCCGTCGACGGTGTCGACCTGGAGATCCAACGCGGTGAGACCTACGGTCTCGTCGGCGAGTCCGGCTGCGGCAAGTCCACGCTGGGCCGCGGCGTCCTGCGCCTCACCGAGCCGACGGCGGGCAGGGTCGTCTTCGACGGCACCGACCTCACGTCGCTCAAGGGCGAGGAACTCCGCACCATGCGCCGCCGGATGCAGATGGTGTTCCAGGACCCCATGTCCTCGTTGGACCCCCGCCAGTCGGTGGAGTCCATCCTGGTCGAGGGCCTGCACGCGCACGGCATGGACAAGGACAAGGCGGCGACGGCCAAGCGCCTGCGCTCGCTGCTGTCCTCGGTCGGCCTCCCGTCGACCTCGCTGCGCAAGTACCCGCACGAGTTCTCGGGCGGCCAGCGCCAGCGCATCGGCATCGCGCGGGCGCTCGCGGTCGAACCGGACCTCATCATCGCCGACGAGCCGGTCTCGGCACTGGACGTCTCGGTGCAGGCCCAGGTCGTCAACCTCCTGGAGGACCTCCAGGAGGAGTTCGGCCTGACCTACCTGGTGATCGCCCACGACCTCGCCGTCGTGCGGCACATCTCCGACCGCGTGGGCGTCATGTACCTCGGCGGCCTGGTGGAGGAGGCGACCTCGGACGACCTCTACGCCGAGCCGCTGCACCCGTACACCAGGGCGCTGCTGTCGGCGATCCCCGTCCCCGATCCCGAGATCGAGGACAGGCGCGAGCGGATCCTGCTCCAGGGCGACCTCCCGTCGCCCGCGAACCCGCCGACCGGGTGCCGCTTCCACACCAGGTGCCCGTGGAAGCAGAACACGAAGTGCGACACCGAACGCCCGGTGCTGCGCGAGGTCGTACCCGGCCACAAGGTCGCCTGCCACTGGGCGGAGGACATCCGCAGCGGGCAGATCCGCCCGCACGAGGTCAAGGCCGTCCTCATCGAGGAGGACGGCATCTCACCGGACATCCCCCTAGTCGGCCCCGTCTCCGTAACCGAAGCCCTCAACCCGTAG
- a CDS encoding TIGR03086 family metal-binding protein produces the protein MLDLLGMDRRACELNVELIEGLTEEELNMATPCVEWTVRELIQHQVDSTLSFTAGARGMAAGEVRPLGGDPLGVYRSTVEEAWSTFDSPGLLDREVEFPGYGPQKGRVLVAAHFVDNLVHAWDLARALGREYEVEANLAEAALRIAEKYPTGIAAFAPPVEVGSDASVTDRLVGQLGRSPRWPA, from the coding sequence ATGCTGGATCTGCTGGGGATGGACCGTCGGGCCTGCGAGCTGAACGTCGAGCTGATCGAGGGGCTGACGGAGGAGGAGTTGAACATGGCCACGCCGTGCGTCGAGTGGACGGTGCGGGAACTGATTCAGCACCAGGTGGACTCGACGCTGTCGTTCACGGCCGGGGCGCGAGGGATGGCGGCCGGGGAGGTGCGACCGCTGGGAGGCGATCCGCTGGGGGTCTACAGGTCGACGGTGGAAGAGGCGTGGTCGACGTTCGACTCGCCCGGTCTGCTCGACCGGGAAGTCGAGTTCCCCGGATACGGCCCCCAGAAGGGGCGGGTGCTGGTGGCGGCGCACTTCGTGGACAACCTGGTGCACGCGTGGGACCTGGCTCGGGCGCTGGGCAGGGAGTACGAGGTGGAGGCGAACTTGGCTGAGGCTGCGTTGAGGATCGCGGAGAAGTACCCGACGGGGATCGCGGCGTTCGCGCCGCCGGTGGAGGTCGGGTCCGACGCGTCGGTGACCGACCGGCTCGTGGGGCAGCTGGGACGGTCGCCGCGCTGGCCTGCCTGA
- a CDS encoding TetR/AcrR family transcriptional regulator — MTRVDGRIERGEQTKRLILRRAADISSVEGLEGLSIGRLATELEISKSGVFAHFGSKEELQLATVKLAAEIFVDQVVRPAFKGPTGLPRLRALCEGWLDYSERRTFPGGCFFAAVQPEFSSRPGRVRDAVADAGVKWTALIRDAVVKSDLDDDPDLLAFELIAFLEAANVQAVLHDAPGAYDLARKAVHARLTRSPASR, encoded by the coding sequence GTGACACGCGTGGACGGCCGGATCGAACGCGGCGAGCAGACCAAGCGCCTCATCCTGCGCCGAGCGGCCGACATCTCCTCCGTGGAAGGTCTCGAAGGCCTGTCCATCGGCAGGCTGGCGACCGAACTGGAGATCAGCAAGAGCGGCGTCTTCGCGCACTTCGGCTCGAAGGAGGAACTCCAGCTCGCGACCGTCAAGCTCGCCGCCGAGATCTTCGTCGACCAGGTCGTCCGCCCCGCGTTCAAGGGCCCGACCGGACTGCCCAGGCTGCGCGCCCTGTGCGAGGGCTGGCTCGACTACTCCGAGCGCCGCACGTTCCCCGGCGGCTGCTTCTTCGCCGCCGTCCAGCCGGAGTTCAGCTCACGCCCCGGCCGCGTCCGCGACGCCGTCGCCGACGCGGGCGTCAAGTGGACCGCCCTGATCCGCGACGCCGTGGTCAAGTCCGACCTCGACGACGACCCCGACCTGCTCGCGTTCGAGCTGATCGCGTTCCTGGAAGCCGCCAACGTCCAGGCCGTCCTGCACGACGCCCCCGGCGCCTACGACCTGGCCCGCAAGGCCGTGCACGCCAGGCTCACGCGGTCACCGGCGTCCCGGTAG
- a CDS encoding DedA family protein, translating to MNAATASLLVLFLVAVVPLAPTEAVLIGYGVLAASGELPLVWVIVVAAVGCTLADFVNFGIGRGLGMRALRRFNRSAGSRAVVAWTAGQLADRGESILVAIRFVPGGGIIGALLAGSLRWPRRRFVPVAVVGAALWSTYAALLGYVGGQVVAEPVLAMLISLGVALLISVPAGMVIKATQRRVVEAAAATGTPVTA from the coding sequence ATGAACGCCGCAACAGCCAGCTTGCTCGTGCTCTTCCTGGTCGCGGTGGTGCCGTTGGCGCCCACCGAGGCGGTTCTGATCGGGTACGGCGTGCTGGCGGCTTCGGGTGAACTCCCCCTGGTGTGGGTGATCGTCGTGGCGGCGGTGGGCTGCACGCTGGCGGACTTCGTCAACTTCGGGATCGGGCGCGGGCTGGGGATGCGGGCGTTGCGGCGGTTCAACCGGAGTGCGGGGTCGCGGGCGGTGGTCGCGTGGACCGCGGGTCAACTGGCCGATCGGGGTGAGTCGATCCTGGTCGCGATCCGCTTCGTGCCCGGCGGCGGCATCATCGGCGCGCTCCTCGCCGGGTCGCTGCGCTGGCCGCGGCGCCGGTTCGTGCCCGTGGCGGTCGTCGGGGCGGCGCTGTGGAGCACCTACGCGGCACTGCTGGGGTACGTCGGCGGGCAGGTCGTGGCCGAGCCCGTGCTGGCGATGCTGATCTCGTTGGGGGTCGCGCTGCTGATCAGCGTGCCCGCCGGGATGGTGATCAAGGCGACCCAGCGGCGGGTCGTCGAGGCCGCCGCCGCTACCGGGACGCCGGTGACCGCGTGA
- a CDS encoding DedA family protein: MHINEWLQTIPPLAIILLVGFVIGLESLGIPLPGEIVLVSAALLAAQHVVSPVSVAVAAMTGAIVGDSIGYAIGRRGGKPLFVWAGKKFPKHFGPAHLAMAEKAFERWGMWAVFFGRFIALLRIFAGPLAGALHMRYWKFLTANALGGIVWAGGTTAVIYYLGIVAEKWLSRFSWIGLVAAVLFGIGTAWFMKRRAAKATAEMETELKAEPAEADPVSKLA, translated from the coding sequence GTGCACATCAACGAGTGGCTCCAGACGATCCCACCGCTGGCGATCATCCTCCTGGTCGGGTTCGTGATCGGCCTGGAGAGCCTCGGCATCCCACTCCCCGGTGAGATCGTGCTGGTCAGCGCCGCCCTGCTGGCCGCCCAACACGTCGTCAGCCCGGTCTCGGTGGCCGTGGCCGCGATGACCGGCGCGATCGTCGGCGACTCGATCGGCTACGCCATCGGCCGCAGGGGTGGCAAACCCCTCTTCGTCTGGGCGGGCAAGAAGTTCCCGAAGCACTTCGGCCCCGCACACCTCGCCATGGCCGAGAAGGCGTTCGAACGCTGGGGCATGTGGGCCGTCTTCTTCGGCCGCTTCATCGCCCTGCTGCGCATCTTCGCCGGCCCCCTCGCTGGCGCCCTCCACATGCGCTACTGGAAGTTCCTCACCGCCAACGCCCTCGGCGGCATCGTCTGGGCAGGCGGCACCACCGCCGTCATCTACTACCTAGGCATCGTCGCCGAGAAGTGGCTCAGCCGCTTCTCCTGGATCGGCCTCGTCGCCGCCGTCCTCTTCGGCATCGGCACCGCTTGGTTCATGAAGCGCCGCGCAGCCAAGGCCACCGCCGAAATGGAAACAGAACTGAAGGCGGAGCCCGCCGAAGCGGACCCCGTCTCCAAGCTCGCCTAA
- the leuA gene encoding 2-isopropylmalate synthase gives MTTSPDAYTSGTSRLRPPSRPAPAEQPKWNTQRGSSMPFHRYRSFADEVEPVAVPDRTWPSKTITKAPQWCAVDLRDGNQALIDPMSPARKRKMFDLLVRMGFKEIEVGFPAASQTDFDFVREIIEDGAIPDDVTIQVLTQCRPELIKRTFESLDGVPRAIVHFYNSTSITQRRVVFRSDRDGIKKIAVDAAKYALEVAADYPETEFRYEYSPESYTGTELDYALEVCDAVTEVVKPTPEVPMIINLPATVEMATPNVYADSIEWMSRNLARRDSIVLSLHPHNDRGTGVAAAELGYLAGADRIEGCLFGNGERTGNVCLVTLGMNIFSQGIDPQIDFSDIDEIRRTVEYCNQLPVAERHPYGGDLVFTAFSGSHQDAIKKGLEALEDEAKAAGQHVDAYPWDVPYLPIDPKDVGRNYEAVIRVNSQSGKGGVAYLMKTEHHLDLPRRLQVEFSRVIQEVTDTHGGEIGPKDMWDAFADEYLNPAVPLKLVGHRISSDDNGHAEITVTIWVDGERVEITGNGNGPIAAFVDALASVGYDVRVLDYVEHALTAGDDARAAAYLECAVGDRVLWGVGIDHSTTAAALTGVVSAVNRANR, from the coding sequence ATGACCACCAGCCCCGACGCGTACACCTCCGGCACCAGCCGCCTGCGCCCGCCGTCCAGGCCCGCGCCCGCCGAGCAGCCGAAGTGGAACACCCAGCGCGGCAGCTCGATGCCCTTCCACCGCTACCGCTCCTTCGCCGACGAGGTCGAGCCCGTGGCGGTACCGGACCGCACGTGGCCGTCGAAGACGATCACCAAGGCGCCGCAGTGGTGCGCGGTCGACCTGCGCGACGGCAACCAGGCCCTGATCGACCCGATGTCGCCGGCCCGCAAGCGCAAGATGTTCGACCTGCTGGTGCGGATGGGCTTCAAGGAGATCGAGGTCGGCTTCCCGGCCGCCTCGCAGACCGACTTCGACTTCGTCCGCGAGATCATCGAGGACGGCGCGATCCCGGACGACGTGACCATCCAGGTGCTGACCCAGTGCCGCCCCGAGCTGATCAAGCGGACGTTCGAGTCGCTGGACGGCGTGCCCCGCGCGATCGTGCACTTCTACAACTCGACGTCGATCACGCAGCGCCGGGTGGTGTTCCGGTCCGACCGCGACGGCATCAAGAAGATCGCCGTGGACGCCGCCAAGTACGCGCTGGAGGTCGCCGCGGACTACCCGGAGACCGAGTTCCGCTACGAGTACTCCCCCGAGTCCTACACCGGCACCGAACTGGACTACGCGCTCGAGGTCTGCGACGCGGTGACCGAGGTCGTCAAGCCCACGCCCGAGGTGCCGATGATCATCAACCTGCCCGCCACCGTCGAGATGGCCACGCCGAACGTCTACGCCGACTCCATCGAGTGGATGTCGCGCAACCTGGCCCGCCGCGACTCGATCGTGCTGTCGCTGCACCCGCACAACGACCGCGGCACCGGTGTCGCCGCCGCCGAGCTGGGCTACCTGGCCGGTGCCGACCGCATCGAGGGCTGCCTGTTCGGCAACGGCGAGCGCACCGGCAACGTGTGCCTGGTGACGCTGGGCATGAACATCTTCAGCCAGGGCATCGACCCGCAGATCGACTTCTCCGACATCGACGAGATCCGCCGCACCGTCGAGTACTGCAACCAGCTGCCCGTGGCCGAGCGGCACCCCTACGGCGGCGACCTGGTGTTCACCGCGTTCTCCGGCAGCCACCAGGACGCCATCAAGAAGGGCCTGGAAGCGCTGGAGGACGAGGCGAAGGCCGCGGGCCAGCACGTCGACGCCTACCCGTGGGACGTCCCGTACCTGCCCATCGACCCGAAGGACGTCGGCCGCAACTACGAGGCCGTCATCCGGGTCAACTCGCAGTCCGGCAAGGGCGGCGTGGCGTACCTGATGAAGACCGAGCACCACCTGGACCTGCCGCGCAGGCTCCAGGTCGAGTTCTCGCGGGTCATCCAGGAGGTCACCGACACCCACGGCGGCGAGATCGGCCCGAAGGACATGTGGGACGCGTTCGCCGACGAGTACCTGAACCCGGCCGTGCCGCTGAAGCTGGTGGGACACCGGATCTCCAGCGACGACAACGGGCACGCGGAGATCACCGTGACGATCTGGGTGGACGGGGAGCGGGTGGAGATCACCGGGAACGGCAACGGGCCGATCGCGGCGTTCGTCGACGCGCTGGCGTCCGTGGGGTACGACGTGCGGGTGCTGGATTACGTGGAGCACGCGCTGACGGCCGGGGATGACGCACGGGCGGCGGCTTATCTGGAGTGCGCGGTGGGTGATCGGGTGCTGTGGGGTGTGGGGATCGACCACTCGACGACCGCGGCGGCGTTGACGGGTGTGGTGTCGGCGGTGAATCGGGCGAATCGGTAG
- a CDS encoding nitroreductase family protein: MIPAIEQRWSPRAFDPVAEVAPARMRVVLEAARWAASHGNTQPARFLLGYRGDDTHRRILGTLRPRNRTWAGGASVLLIGAVVTADERGELPNTVYGLGLAVQNLVLQAVDLGLVTHQIGGFDKDAARAEFGLPDDVEPVVAIAVGYLGDVADLPEDLRARETRPRTRRPLTELVFGGTWGGPVELGEPVDELEHE, from the coding sequence ATGATCCCCGCCATCGAGCAGAGGTGGAGCCCGCGGGCGTTCGACCCGGTGGCCGAGGTGGCGCCCGCGCGGATGCGGGTGGTGCTGGAGGCCGCGCGGTGGGCCGCCTCGCACGGCAACACCCAGCCCGCCCGGTTCCTGCTGGGCTACCGCGGGGACGACACCCACCGGCGGATCCTCGGGACGCTGCGGCCGCGCAACAGGACGTGGGCGGGCGGCGCGTCCGTGCTGCTTATCGGGGCCGTGGTCACCGCCGACGAGCGCGGCGAGCTGCCGAACACCGTGTACGGGCTGGGGCTGGCGGTGCAGAACCTGGTGCTGCAAGCCGTGGACCTCGGTCTGGTCACCCACCAGATCGGCGGGTTCGACAAGGACGCGGCGCGCGCGGAGTTCGGGCTGCCGGACGACGTGGAACCGGTGGTGGCCATCGCCGTGGGGTACCTCGGCGACGTGGCGGACCTGCCCGAGGACCTCCGGGCCAGGGAGACGCGTCCGCGCACGCGGCGGCCGTTGACCGAGCTGGTCTTCGGCGGCACCTGGGGCGGGCCGGTCGAGCTAGGCGAACCGGTGGACGAGCTTGAGCACGAGTGA